AGTTCCCCGCCCCGCCCAGCACGATCACCAGGAATGACTTGAACACGTAGATCTGGCCCATCTCCGGATAGACTGCGAACATAACGGAAACCAGGCTCCCGCCGGCACCGGCCAGCCCCGCCCCGAGGCCGAAGGTGATCCAGTCGATCCGGCGCACGTTGATCCCGCACACCTGGGCCACATCCCGGTGCTCGGAGGTGGCCCGGATGGCTTTGCCGGTCTTGGTCCGGTTGAGGAAGAGAAAGGCCAGCCCGGTGAGCCCGAGGGCGACGGCAAAGCTGACGAGGCGGGGTTTGGAAACGGCAATCTGCCCCAGGATGAACGAGCCCGTCAGGAACTCAACCGAGCGATAATCGGCGCTCCAGGCCAGCATGGCGACGTTGGCGATGAAGATGGAGATCCCGAAGGTGAGGAGAAGCGAGGAGAGTTCGGGGGCGTAGACCACCCGATGGACGAAGAGCGTCTGGAGGATCGCTCCGATCACGAAAAGGATCGGAACGGAGAGGAGGAGCGAGAGAAACGGGTTCATCCCGAACCAAGCGAAGAGCCAGTAGGTCGTGTACGCCCCGAGCATGAGGAGGGCCCCGTGCGCCACGTTGATGACGCGCATGACGCCGAAGATGAGGGAGAGACCCAGGGCCACCAAGGCGTAGAGCCCGCCGGCCAGGAGACCGGACACAACCATCTGAAGGACCATCATCCCTGTGATCTGGACCGGCATCATTGTTTGCGAGGGATCGGAGAAGGGATGGGAGACACGAAAGGGGGTCTCCCGGCATCAGGAGACCCCCTTAAGGGCTATCGGAGACGCGCGGACATTAGCGGCGCAACCAGGGAGGGGTCGGGTAGAGCGGCTTCCCTTCCGCCACCTGGGAAGGCCAGACCGTCACCTTCTTCCCATCCTGCCACTGGTGGAGAACCATCTTGTGGGCGACCTGAAAGCCGCGCTCGTCCACCTGGTACTCACCAAACGCGGTCGTCATCTTGAGCTTCAAGAGCTGCTCGCGAATCTTGTCCGACTCCAGCGAGTTGGCCCGCTTGATGGCCTCAGCGTAAATCTGGCAGGCCCCGTAGGCGGCAGCCGAGTGGTAGACGGGCTCCCGGTTCCACATCTTCTCGTAGTTCGCCACGAACTCCTTGATGCGGGGATAGGGAAGACCCTTCTCCCACTGGCTGGACCCGTACACGTACTCCGCGGTCTTCCCCAGGAGCTGGTGGAACTCCGGGAGGTCGCCTCCCACCGTGACCCCGTACATCCTCGGATTGACGTCCAGCTCCTTCATCTGCCGGGTCGTGGCGACCGCGTCGTCGAAGTAGGACCCCGCCGCGATCACGTCCGGGTTCAGCGCCTTGATCTTGATGAGGAGGGCCGAGAAATCGGTCGTCCCTTTGGGGTAGGCCTCGTGGAAGACGACCTGCATCCCTTTCTTCTTCGCCAGCTCGATGGTGCCCTTCGCTGCCGCCTTGGAGAAGAGAGTATCTTCGTTGATCACGGCAATCGTCTTAAGGCCGCGCTCGACGGCTAGATCGACCAGCCCCTCCAGGTAGACTTCGGCAGGGGAGATGGTCATGAAGAGGTACTTGAAGCCGCGCTCCCAGATCGAGGTAGTGGCCGCGAGGGAGGCCATCATCACCTTCTTGTACTTCTCGCTCACCGTCGAGGCAGCATTCGTGACGGGGCTGGAGTAGGGCCCCATGACCAGCTCCACCTTGTCCTCGGTGATGAGCTTCTCGTAGAGCTTGATGGCCGTCGGGGGTTCGGACTTGTCGTCGTACACGACGAAGCGGACTTTGCGGCCCAAGAGGCCGCCCTTGTCATTGATCTCCTTCTCGCAGAGCAGATACCCCTCCTGGGTGTATTTCCCGGGCTTCGCGTAGGTCCCCGTCATGGAAATGGACGCCCCGACCCTGATTGGCTCCTGGGCCGCAGCTGCGGACATGAGACCAGCGAGCACAGCCACGGCAACAGCGCCCCCGCAGGGTTTTCTTCCAAATCCCATCATGACATGGCCTCCCTCGCACAGAGTGAGCTGCGGTGATTAGGAGAAGTGCGCACCACCGATAGCAGATTCTCCCTGCCCTGTCAAGGGCGTGAGCCCGAAGTCCTGTAAGGCGACGCCTGGAGCAGCGCTGCCTCAGTCTTCAATCACGGCGAAGACACGCGCCGGCGCGCCCGATTCGTCCAGGATCTTCAGGGGGATGGCGTAGAGGGTGTGGCGGCGATCCGGGATCTGCACCAGGTCGATACAATTTTCCACGATGGGAATGCCCCGCCCGAGCAGGATTCGATGCACCGGCATGGCCTGTTCGGCCACCGGGACCGGCTCAGGGGCGTCCGTAGCGCAATCCAGGACGACAG
The genomic region above belongs to Candidatus Rokuibacteriota bacterium and contains:
- a CDS encoding amino acid ABC transporter substrate-binding protein, which translates into the protein MTGTYAKPGKYTQEGYLLCEKEINDKGGLLGRKVRFVVYDDKSEPPTAIKLYEKLITEDKVELVMGPYSSPVTNAASTVSEKYKKVMMASLAATTSIWERGFKYLFMTISPAEVYLEGLVDLAVERGLKTIAVINEDTLFSKAAAKGTIELAKKKGMQVVFHEAYPKGTTDFSALLIKIKALNPDVIAAGSYFDDAVATTRQMKELDVNPRMYGVTVGGDLPEFHQLLGKTAEYVYGSSQWEKGLPYPRIKEFVANYEKMWNREPVYHSAAAYGACQIYAEAIKRANSLESDKIREQLLKLKMTTAFGEYQVDERGFQVAHKMVLHQWQDGKKVTVWPSQVAEGKPLYPTPPWLRR
- a CDS encoding branched-chain amino acid ABC transporter permease — its product is MMPVQITGMMVLQMVVSGLLAGGLYALVALGLSLIFGVMRVINVAHGALLMLGAYTTYWLFAWFGMNPFLSLLLSVPILFVIGAILQTLFVHRVVYAPELSSLLLTFGISIFIANVAMLAWSADYRSVEFLTGSFILGQIAVSKPRLVSFAVALGLTGLAFLFLNRTKTGKAIRATSEHRDVAQVCGINVRRIDWITFGLGAGLAGAGGSLVSVMFAVYPEMGQIYVFKSFLVIVLGGAGNYPGAFFGGLLLGLVEGLASLFLTAQLSEVIAYILLVIILLVRPTGLLGGRT